In Thermococcus camini, a genomic segment contains:
- a CDS encoding alkaline phosphatase family protein — MKPKVVVIGLDGANKTTANLVGLNTKDIHNFTSTIPPYTPPAWTSILTGVTPAKHGIIDFQRIDPEEFTLKLTTSLDVKYHRISELLSMHGLKSVLINLPMTYPFEGIKFKENTVIVSDWAAPYQEVYPKKFNEKYSEYLIDPPHSWEKHTNNPQDYAKRVEEYTTTRLNMYYDLLENWDWNLYFIVFSETDWFSHIFPQILEGKDIHLVDPVFKKIKEFIDKAMNIADITFIVSDHGFEIKHKIFYVNEALARSGFLKYNRTKASLVRLGRRIIPAKIAKILATRGTNQMSYATDPQKRKAFMTSHASWGVYVIDKIAKEQVKKALESFPEVSKVLSPEEIYTGPYVHLLPDLFVVPTRGIEFSAELKGKLTETTYKSDHELHGIFTTYGREIREEITFNTPPTVYDIAPTILHIFGLPIPNDMDGRVLMEIFEEDSEFARRKPKHVDPSYYEKKQEDKKLKKAIKNLKLKRKL; from the coding sequence ATGAAACCCAAAGTAGTTGTTATTGGGCTAGATGGGGCAAATAAAACTACTGCAAACTTGGTAGGACTCAATACAAAGGATATTCATAACTTTACGTCAACAATTCCCCCCTACACCCCCCCAGCATGGACATCTATCCTAACAGGAGTAACCCCCGCAAAGCATGGTATTATTGATTTCCAAAGAATTGATCCTGAAGAGTTTACATTAAAGCTCACAACCTCCCTTGACGTTAAATATCACAGAATATCAGAGTTACTCAGCATGCATGGTCTAAAAAGTGTTCTCATTAATCTGCCAATGACGTACCCTTTTGAAGGCATCAAATTCAAAGAAAACACCGTAATCGTATCAGATTGGGCGGCTCCATATCAGGAGGTCTATCCAAAAAAGTTCAACGAAAAATACAGTGAATACCTAATTGATCCTCCACACTCCTGGGAAAAACACACTAACAATCCCCAAGACTATGCAAAACGTGTAGAAGAGTACACGACTACTAGGCTTAATATGTACTATGACCTACTAGAAAATTGGGACTGGAATCTATACTTTATAGTATTTAGCGAAACAGATTGGTTCTCCCATATTTTTCCCCAGATTCTAGAGGGCAAAGACATTCATCTTGTAGATCCAGTATTTAAAAAGATAAAAGAGTTCATTGATAAGGCTATGAACATAGCGGACATAACATTTATTGTAAGTGACCATGGATTCGAAATCAAGCACAAGATTTTCTATGTGAATGAAGCACTAGCCCGTTCGGGCTTCCTGAAATATAACAGAACCAAGGCATCCCTCGTAAGACTTGGTAGAAGAATAATACCCGCAAAGATTGCAAAAATACTTGCTACACGGGGAACAAACCAGATGTCATATGCTACTGACCCTCAAAAGAGAAAGGCATTTATGACATCCCATGCCTCATGGGGCGTTTATGTAATTGACAAAATAGCTAAAGAACAAGTAAAGAAGGCACTTGAATCGTTCCCAGAAGTCTCTAAAGTGCTGTCCCCAGAAGAGATATACACCGGCCCATATGTACATTTACTCCCAGACCTGTTTGTAGTACCAACTAGGGGAATTGAATTCTCAGCAGAGCTCAAAGGAAAATTGACAGAAACAACTTATAAGAGTGACCATGAGCTCCATGGGATCTTTACCACCTATGGAAGAGAAATTAGAGAAGAAATAACATTTAATACACCACCCACAGTCTATGATATCGCACCAACGATCCTTCACATCTTTGGTTTACCAATCCCGAATGATATGGACGGAAGAGTTTTAATGGAAATCTTTGAAGAAGACTCAGAGTTTGCTAGGAGAAAACCAAAACATGTTGATCCAAGCTACTACGAGAAAAAACAAGAGGATAAAAAGCTCAAAAAAGCTATCAAAAACCTAAAACTAAAAAGAAAACTCTAA
- a CDS encoding NAD-dependent epimerase/dehydratase family protein — MKYGQILVTGSAGFIGFHLSKRLLEDYDVSVIGIDNMSNYYSPVLKEKRNEILMNYENYRFLRLDLSDWDKLIGSVDEDIDLIIHLGAQAGVRYSLENPWAYIQSNDLGTLNIFELARRRNIDKVIFASSSSVYGANKKIPFSEEDRVEKPVSLYAVTKRANELMAWTYHYLYGIKMLGVRFFTVYGEFGRPDMAYFKFAKKIMEGKPIEIYGGGKLKRDFTYVSDIVNGLIKAINADFGFEIVNLGNNRPVELNYFVSLLEEYLGREAKKIYVPKPKADVEITYADISKAKRLLNWEPRISIEDGLKRFCDWFLENLEWVKDL, encoded by the coding sequence GTGAAGTATGGGCAGATACTTGTCACTGGAAGTGCAGGGTTCATAGGGTTTCATCTGTCCAAACGACTCTTAGAAGACTATGATGTAAGTGTGATAGGGATAGATAACATGAGCAATTATTACAGCCCAGTGCTAAAAGAAAAAAGAAACGAAATTTTAATGAACTATGAAAACTATCGCTTCCTTCGATTGGATCTTTCAGATTGGGATAAGTTGATAGGAAGTGTTGACGAAGATATTGACTTAATAATCCACTTGGGTGCACAGGCTGGGGTTAGATACTCTCTGGAGAATCCATGGGCATATATTCAATCCAATGATCTTGGAACATTAAACATCTTTGAGCTTGCGAGAAGAAGGAATATTGATAAAGTGATATTTGCCTCTTCATCTTCTGTATATGGAGCAAATAAAAAAATACCCTTCTCCGAAGAGGACAGAGTAGAAAAACCCGTATCGTTATACGCAGTAACTAAAAGGGCTAATGAATTAATGGCTTGGACATACCACTATCTGTACGGTATAAAAATGCTCGGGGTTAGGTTTTTCACAGTATACGGAGAATTTGGTAGGCCGGATATGGCATACTTCAAATTTGCAAAAAAGATAATGGAAGGAAAACCAATTGAAATATATGGTGGGGGGAAGTTAAAAAGAGATTTCACATACGTTTCTGATATAGTAAATGGGCTAATAAAAGCGATTAACGCAGATTTCGGGTTTGAGATCGTAAACTTAGGAAATAACAGGCCAGTAGAATTGAACTACTTCGTTAGTCTTTTAGAAGAATACTTAGGAAGAGAAGCTAAAAAAATATACGTTCCAAAACCAAAAGCAGATGTTGAAATAACGTATGCAGACATATCCAAAGCAAAAAGATTACTTAATTGGGAACCGAGGATTTCAATAGAAGATGGTCTCAAAAGATTTTGTGACTGGTTTTTAGAGAATTTGGAATGGGTAAAGGATTTATAA
- a CDS encoding ATP-binding protein, translated as MTPNVTWGDPTMLFSRIKKSRNEMFDREYEFDKIVSAIKDGVPLIVVTGIRRVGKTTLVKVLLNEIDTPGVYIDARKLWSIHANISPNVIKKEILKSLSRV; from the coding sequence ATGACTCCCAATGTAACATGGGGTGACCCCACAATGTTGTTCAGTCGCATAAAGAAGTCGAGGAATGAGATGTTTGACCGTGAATATGAGTTTGACAAAATCGTCTCGGCCATAAAAGATGGGGTGCCGCTTATAGTGGTCACGGGCATCCGTCGCGTGGGTAAAACAACGCTTGTAAAAGTCCTGCTTAATGAGATAGACACGCCCGGAGTGTATATAGATGCGAGAAAGCTCTGGAGCATCCATGCAAATATCTCCCCCAATGTTATAAAAAAGGAGATACTAAAATCCCTTAGTAGAGTTTAA
- a CDS encoding glycosyltransferase: MHNNTLIIIPAYNEELTIGYVVTLSKKYGDVLVVDDGSKDETFHIAISSGAHVIKHPRNMGKAQALKTAFKYAAEKEYEIIVCIDADGQHNPEEIPKLVEPILKDEADLVIGSRFLDGTKKKIPLYRRFGLWVLNTTANVSLNGTLKITDSQSGFRAMNRKALKEIMKINSNGYNVESDMLVYLAERGVRIREVPITVRYDVPNKHKKNPISHGFELLGGVNRPDRVQETIVPVYNAGFGSFHNRRRAVGLGASPLFRGRKGLHDPGRRSWNIHDNRNSAVRRRADTERAGKDGEGVRKGGMKLVRILRVAPDIYPYVVGGYGLHIHSLSLEQGRKGHHVEVYVISKEPGNEDRTYYSLQKFREIIRIWGNPISILYAFKLTKEWDNFDVVHAHSHLFITTLLAAILKQVHKTPLVVTNHGLVSQTAPKSINTIYNRVFGKYIFSVADSVIVYTSEEKRELTEWGIPPDKIKVIFNGIDTKLFKNTGEFKRKNIMWVGRLVPGKRPELAIAIFNKLREKYTNLDLKLILVGDGPLNGTTLNLVEKSPFKEDIIYLSFIPNEELPKYYSSAFIFLLTSTTEGLPRTVLEAFSCETPSVISKIPHLEEVIKKAGLMVEKNSIDNFLQKIEYLLENPKVQRKMGLIGRRKIEKHYSWDIFVTKNIKLYEALRRELR; the protein is encoded by the coding sequence ATGCATAATAACACCCTGATAATCATCCCTGCGTATAACGAGGAGCTTACTATAGGCTATGTAGTAACCCTTTCTAAAAAATACGGCGATGTTCTCGTTGTAGACGACGGGAGCAAAGATGAAACTTTTCACATAGCCATTTCCTCCGGCGCCCACGTCATAAAGCACCCCCGGAACATGGGTAAGGCCCAGGCCCTCAAGACGGCCTTCAAGTACGCCGCCGAGAAGGAGTACGAGATTATAGTGTGTATAGACGCCGATGGACAGCATAATCCAGAGGAGATACCCAAGCTCGTGGAGCCCATCCTTAAAGATGAAGCCGACCTTGTGATAGGGTCAAGGTTCCTGGACGGGACAAAAAAGAAGATACCCCTGTACAGAAGATTCGGCCTATGGGTTCTGAACACCACAGCCAACGTGAGTCTGAATGGGACCCTAAAAATTACCGATTCCCAGTCTGGCTTTAGGGCGATGAACAGAAAAGCCCTGAAGGAGATAATGAAGATAAACAGCAACGGCTATAACGTGGAGAGCGACATGCTGGTGTATCTGGCTGAGAGGGGCGTGAGGATCAGGGAGGTGCCGATAACCGTCAGGTACGACGTGCCCAACAAGCATAAGAAGAACCCGATAAGCCATGGATTCGAACTGCTGGGGGGGGTTAATAGGCCTGATAGGGTACAGGAGACCATTGTTCCTGTTTACAACGCTGGCTTTGGTAGCTTTCATAATCGCCGGCGGGCTGTTGGTCTGGGCGCTTCACCCCTATTCCGAGGAAGGAAGGGTTTACATGACCCAGGCCGTCGGAGCTGGAATATTCACGATAATCGGAATTCAGCTGTTCGTCGCCGGGCTGACACTGAACGTGCTGGCAAAGATGGTGAGGGAGTGAGAAAAGGAGGGATGAAATTAGTGAGGATACTTAGGGTTGCCCCCGATATATACCCATACGTAGTAGGGGGGTACGGGTTGCACATCCATAGTTTGTCCCTAGAACAAGGAAGAAAGGGTCATCATGTAGAAGTCTACGTAATCTCCAAAGAGCCAGGAAATGAAGATCGAACATATTATTCTTTGCAAAAATTTAGAGAGATAATAAGGATTTGGGGGAATCCAATCTCAATATTGTATGCATTCAAGCTAACCAAAGAGTGGGATAATTTTGATGTGGTTCATGCACATTCTCACCTGTTTATAACAACTTTGCTGGCTGCCATATTGAAGCAAGTTCATAAAACCCCACTAGTAGTCACTAACCATGGATTAGTTTCTCAGACAGCGCCTAAATCGATCAATACAATATACAACAGAGTCTTTGGAAAGTACATATTTTCTGTAGCAGATTCTGTGATTGTGTATACCTCAGAAGAAAAACGGGAACTGACTGAATGGGGAATCCCTCCAGACAAGATAAAGGTGATTTTTAATGGTATTGACACAAAGTTGTTCAAAAACACTGGTGAATTTAAAAGAAAAAATATTATGTGGGTAGGACGGTTAGTGCCCGGAAAAAGACCCGAACTCGCTATAGCAATATTCAATAAGTTGAGAGAGAAATACACAAATTTAGATCTTAAGCTTATTCTAGTGGGAGACGGCCCTCTAAACGGGACTACCTTGAATTTAGTTGAGAAGTCCCCATTCAAGGAGGATATAATATATCTCTCATTTATTCCAAATGAAGAACTTCCTAAATACTATTCTAGTGCATTTATCTTCTTATTGACCTCCACTACCGAAGGACTTCCTCGGACTGTTTTGGAGGCATTTTCATGTGAGACTCCCTCAGTAATATCAAAAATTCCACACTTGGAAGAGGTTATCAAAAAAGCAGGTTTGATGGTAGAGAAAAATTCAATTGACAACTTTTTGCAAAAAATTGAGTATCTCCTAGAAAACCCAAAAGTCCAGAGAAAAATGGGGCTAATAGGAAGACGGAAAATTGAAAAACATTATTCGTGGGATATATTCGTCACTAAAAACATAAAGCTTTATGAAGCTCTTAGGAGGGAGTTACGATGA
- a CDS encoding AAA family ATPase, with translation MDVLDDIENSGERMVLVFDEAQYLRYSNYDYTALFASLNDSYENITLILTGSEIGVLEEFLGFNDRYSPLYKREHEIVHLDRFSRGESMQYLMRGFHETGMDVPDEEIRDAVEVLDGIVGWLREYGWLRYRGRSHGAAIDEVFQRAKSDIIDELSRYSRRYLTIMMAVSEGYNAWSSLKAYLENAEGKRVNDGSLNTALRNLIKYGYLEKHGDEYRITDPVIERALRHAR, from the coding sequence ATAGATGTTCTTGATGATATTGAGAACAGTGGGGAGAGGATGGTACTAGTTTTTGATGAAGCTCAGTACCTCCGCTACTCCAACTATGATTACACCGCCCTGTTCGCATCCTTGAATGACAGCTATGAAAATATCACCCTGATCCTCACGGGTTCGGAAATAGGGGTTCTCGAAGAGTTCCTGGGCTTCAACGACAGGTACTCCCCGCTCTACAAAAGGGAGCACGAGATAGTGCACTTAGACCGCTTCAGCAGGGGTGAGAGTATGCAGTACCTGATGAGAGGATTCCATGAGACGGGCATGGATGTGCCGGATGAAGAGATAAGGGATGCCGTTGAAGTACTGGATGGGATTGTCGGATGGCTCAGGGAGTACGGTTGGCTGCGCTACCGCGGGAGGAGTCACGGCGCTGCCATAGACGAGGTGTTCCAGCGGGCAAAAAGCGATATAATAGACGAGCTTTCAAGGTATTCACGAAGGTACCTCACCATAATGATGGCTGTTTCGGAGGGCTATAACGCGTGGTCATCCCTAAAAGCGTACCTTGAAAATGCTGAGGGAAAGAGGGTAAATGACGGGTCATTGAATACTGCCCTTCGAAACCTCATTAAGTACGGTTACCTCGAGAAACATGGGGATGAGTACCGCATCACCGACCCGGTAATTGAGAGGGCACTCAGGCATGCGCGCTGA
- a CDS encoding UTP--glucose-1-phosphate uridylyltransferase translates to MRIRKAVIPAAGYGTRMLPITKAQPKEMVPVVHKPVIQYVVEEAYYSGIREILIITGKHKRAIEDHFDRSDLPKKEKYTEELDTILGDINIFFVRQREQKGLGDAIKYAKAFVDDEPFALLLGDNITIPPCTKMLMDVFEKYRSSVIAVERVPKDRIPFHGIIKGYEIEKGIYMIEDMIEKPKTKEAPSDIATLGRYILTPEIFDYLRTLKPGYGGEYQLTDALREMSKNHPIYAMMYTGKRYDIGNKFEWLKANVELAVKDEEIGNEFKNWIINFVRWLK, encoded by the coding sequence GTGAGGATTAGGAAGGCGGTTATTCCAGCGGCTGGCTATGGAACGAGAATGTTGCCTATTACCAAGGCCCAGCCGAAAGAAATGGTGCCAGTAGTCCATAAGCCAGTAATTCAGTATGTGGTTGAAGAAGCTTATTATTCTGGTATAAGAGAAATCCTGATTATAACAGGAAAGCATAAGAGAGCTATAGAAGATCACTTCGATAGAAGCGACTTGCCTAAGAAGGAAAAATACACTGAAGAGTTGGATACAATTCTTGGTGATATCAACATATTCTTTGTTCGGCAGAGAGAACAGAAAGGTCTGGGTGATGCTATTAAATACGCTAAAGCTTTCGTCGATGATGAACCATTTGCTTTGCTTTTGGGAGACAATATAACAATTCCCCCGTGCACAAAGATGTTAATGGATGTCTTTGAGAAGTATAGAAGTTCAGTAATAGCAGTTGAAAGAGTTCCAAAGGATAGAATTCCCTTTCATGGGATTATCAAAGGATATGAGATTGAGAAAGGCATTTATATGATAGAGGATATGATTGAAAAACCTAAGACTAAAGAAGCTCCATCAGACATAGCTACCCTTGGAAGGTATATTCTAACCCCGGAAATATTTGATTACTTGAGAACTCTGAAACCCGGCTATGGGGGCGAGTACCAGTTAACAGACGCTCTTAGAGAGATGAGTAAGAATCACCCAATATATGCAATGATGTATACTGGTAAGAGATACGACATAGGTAATAAATTTGAATGGTTAAAGGCTAATGTTGAGTTGGCGGTGAAAGATGAAGAGATTGGTAACGAGTTCAAAAACTGGATCATAAATTTTGTTAGGTGGTTAAAGTGA
- a CDS encoding UDP-glucose dehydrogenase family protein translates to MRISIIGSGYVGLVTGMGFIKLGNEVIFVDVDERKITMINNAEPPIYEEGLEELMKEFRGKYYATKDYREAILNSDVTFIAVGTPSREDGSIDLKYVESAAKAIGEALKEKDPYHVIVVKSTVLPGTTEGVVKPLIEEHSGKKAFGDFGLAMNPEFLREGVALNDFLNPDRVVIGVQDERTKEVLEKLYEPINAPKVFTDIKTAEMIKYASNAFLATKISFANEIGNICKKLGIDSWKVFEGVGLDHRISPHFFKTGIGWGGSCFPKDTRALIRKTEELGEEPLILKAVVEVNEKQPLKLIELLKKHVPELKGKTVGVLGLAFKPDTDDVRETRAYPVIKKLLEDGARVITYDPQAMENFKGFYPDVGEKITYANSPREVLEATDVILIVTEWKEFEELDYSGKIVVDGRRVKAAEKTARIYEGVCW, encoded by the coding sequence ATGAGAATTTCCATTATTGGTTCGGGTTACGTTGGCCTCGTCACGGGAATGGGTTTCATCAAGCTGGGAAACGAAGTCATATTCGTGGACGTTGATGAAAGAAAAATCACGATGATAAACAACGCGGAACCCCCAATCTACGAGGAAGGCCTCGAAGAACTCATGAAAGAGTTTAGGGGAAAGTATTACGCAACAAAAGACTACCGTGAGGCAATCCTCAACTCCGACGTTACATTCATAGCCGTTGGGACTCCATCAAGAGAGGACGGTTCGATAGACTTGAAGTACGTCGAGTCAGCGGCGAAGGCAATCGGGGAAGCACTCAAGGAGAAGGACCCGTACCACGTTATCGTCGTGAAGAGTACAGTCCTGCCGGGCACGACGGAAGGAGTCGTCAAACCCCTCATTGAAGAGCACTCGGGTAAGAAAGCATTCGGGGATTTTGGCCTCGCGATGAACCCCGAATTCCTGAGGGAGGGCGTGGCTTTAAACGACTTCCTCAATCCAGATAGGGTAGTTATTGGAGTTCAGGACGAGAGAACGAAAGAAGTTTTAGAAAAGCTCTACGAGCCAATAAACGCACCAAAAGTCTTCACGGACATTAAAACCGCTGAAATGATTAAGTACGCGTCAAACGCGTTCTTAGCGACTAAAATAAGCTTTGCCAACGAGATTGGAAACATCTGCAAAAAGCTCGGCATTGACTCGTGGAAAGTCTTTGAAGGCGTTGGATTAGACCACAGGATTAGTCCCCACTTCTTCAAAACTGGAATCGGCTGGGGTGGTTCCTGCTTCCCCAAAGACACGCGGGCATTGATAAGAAAGACGGAAGAGCTTGGTGAAGAGCCCTTAATCCTGAAGGCTGTGGTGGAAGTGAATGAGAAGCAGCCGTTAAAATTGATTGAACTCCTGAAAAAGCACGTTCCAGAGCTTAAAGGAAAGACCGTGGGAGTTCTTGGTTTAGCATTCAAACCAGACACTGACGACGTGAGGGAGACGCGGGCTTACCCCGTCATAAAAAAGCTTCTTGAGGATGGAGCCAGGGTTATAACCTACGATCCCCAGGCCATGGAAAACTTCAAGGGGTTCTACCCCGACGTTGGTGAGAAAATAACTTACGCTAACTCTCCCCGTGAAGTTCTTGAAGCTACTGACGTGATCTTAATAGTTACAGAGTGGAAGGAGTTTGAAGAGTTGGATTACTCTGGGAAGATAGTAGTTGATGGGAGACGAGTGAAAGCTGCTGAAAAAACCGCCAGAATTTACGAGGGGGTGTGCTGGTGA
- a CDS encoding type II toxin-antitoxin system PemK/MazF family toxin has product MSPRCEPNEDLQQWEIITVAFPFTDSARKKPRPVLILSNSRFNRASNSIVVCQITSNLGSGFKEYNVEITGDDVCLYEGAFIRPSLIKPYVVFSISKREVRTRIGMLSPEKIDEVKASLGKLFSTGG; this is encoded by the coding sequence ATGAGCCCAAGATGTGAGCCCAACGAGGATCTCCAGCAGTGGGAGATCATTACGGTGGCCTTCCCTTTTACCGACTCGGCACGGAAGAAGCCCCGCCCTGTTTTGATCCTTTCAAACTCAAGGTTCAACAGGGCCAGCAACAGCATCGTGGTCTGTCAGATAACGTCCAACCTCGGGAGCGGGTTCAAGGAGTACAATGTTGAGATAACGGGAGATGACGTTTGCCTTTATGAGGGGGCCTTTATCCGGCCAAGTCTCATAAAACCGTACGTTGTGTTTTCCATCTCAAAACGTGAAGTCCGGACCAGAATAGGGATGCTGTCCCCTGAAAAAATCGATGAGGTTAAAGCCAGCCTGGGAAAATTATTTTCAACAGGGGGCTGA
- a CDS encoding ribbon-helix-helix domain-containing protein, whose translation MVIQMGASVKITARIPPALAAEIDRMVQAGYYSNRSEVIKEALRDFVMRNKLPSKESKDEAYLKAIQRMVEPILAEDWESDADEYWSDVKGVRYEPKM comes from the coding sequence ATGGTGATACAAATGGGTGCCAGCGTGAAGATTACCGCCAGGATCCCCCCGGCACTGGCGGCCGAAATAGACCGGATGGTTCAGGCCGGGTACTACTCCAACAGGAGTGAGGTTATCAAAGAGGCCCTTCGGGACTTCGTAATGAGAAATAAGCTCCCCTCCAAGGAGAGTAAGGATGAAGCATACCTAAAAGCCATCCAAAGGATGGTAGAACCTATACTCGCCGAGGATTGGGAAAGTGATGCCGATGAATACTGGAGTGATGTTAAGGGTGTGAGGTATGAGCCCAAGATGTGA
- a CDS encoding glycosyltransferase family 4 protein produces the protein MVQVIILSPIRIGGAYNWAKQYAKALELEDINTSIIKNPLKVLTATKMEDTIIHSSAIPLPYRPKNVNFIFTLHGIYKTEENPWKILYPLTITNSDTITVPSYFLKEVLGLDDAIVIPNGIFPEEFQIKDSNSQGNSDIIKVLTITNFHFLGKAEGVLTLYKIMREVAHNVSTNNINWYIAGSGKYLQQIKSSIFSSPIPENLNITFLGFVDTPKFLLQKADIFSYYSYNDNFPLVFLEAMASMVPVITNNVGATKEIIATGVDGIVVENRDKYVDELIKLILNPRLRSKLAIQARKKIERKFNWHNLVKEYLKIIS, from the coding sequence ATGGTGCAAGTCATAATACTCTCACCAATAAGAATTGGTGGAGCTTATAATTGGGCTAAACAATATGCCAAGGCTTTGGAGTTAGAAGATATAAACACAAGTATTATAAAAAATCCACTAAAGGTTCTCACAGCTACAAAAATGGAAGACACGATAATACATAGTTCTGCAATTCCTCTCCCCTACAGACCCAAGAACGTAAATTTCATATTTACACTACATGGCATTTACAAAACTGAAGAAAATCCTTGGAAAATACTATACCCATTAACTATAACTAACTCAGATACAATCACCGTTCCAAGTTATTTTCTAAAAGAAGTCCTTGGTCTTGATGATGCAATAGTCATACCTAATGGAATATTCCCGGAAGAATTTCAAATAAAGGATAGTAATTCCCAGGGGAATAGTGATATAATTAAGGTTTTAACAATAACTAATTTCCATTTTCTTGGAAAAGCAGAAGGAGTGCTCACGTTATATAAAATCATGAGAGAAGTTGCACATAACGTAAGTACCAATAATATAAATTGGTATATTGCTGGTTCCGGCAAATACCTTCAGCAAATTAAAAGTTCAATCTTCAGTTCCCCAATACCAGAAAACTTAAATATTACTTTTTTGGGTTTTGTGGACACACCTAAATTCCTACTTCAGAAAGCAGATATCTTTAGTTACTACTCGTATAATGACAACTTTCCATTAGTTTTTCTGGAGGCCATGGCATCAATGGTGCCCGTCATAACCAATAATGTTGGAGCTACTAAAGAAATCATAGCAACAGGAGTTGATGGGATTGTCGTGGAGAACAGGGATAAATACGTAGATGAACTCATTAAACTAATCCTTAATCCAAGACTCAGATCTAAGCTTGCTATACAAGCCAGAAAGAAAATTGAAAGAAAATTTAACTGGCATAATCTAGTAAAGGAGTATCTAAAAATCATCTCATAA
- a CDS encoding glycosyltransferase family 4 protein: protein MKVILAVPYTLNPHGGVETVAYNTVQGFKKIHSLLEKEGITLIIISTAKSSKIENLADYPNIKVIPYSLPPSATFTGFSHAYRNNKKVIRKSDIVHSHDIYNAYAGIKASKPTALTLHGIYWKEKLADRTTLKKLVYYSGNTLSFKHIFRGLTNFVAISPYVLDELKEARLNTDKVVIIENPISDVFFSVKKETDTTKDIDIIWYPAVISPRKNQLAMIETMKYLMKEYREPVTLVFTGGITDKGYFLALKAKTQKYKLSNNVRFLGKIPYKELLELYSKSTLAVLLSRQETAPMVISEALATGTPVVSSPAGGVPYMIDHGIDGFLVNPNNPQEVAEKIIRILEDRKLQKRMGTNGKKKAIKRWKAEIIAKKLIGLYLKVYEEG, encoded by the coding sequence ATGAAAGTAATACTAGCAGTTCCATACACACTAAATCCCCATGGAGGAGTTGAAACCGTGGCATATAATACCGTTCAAGGATTCAAGAAAATTCACTCTCTCCTTGAAAAAGAAGGTATAACATTAATAATTATATCGACAGCCAAGAGTTCCAAAATTGAAAATTTAGCAGATTACCCAAATATTAAAGTCATACCCTATTCATTACCACCATCTGCAACGTTTACTGGATTTTCTCACGCCTACAGAAATAACAAAAAAGTTATCCGGAAATCGGATATAGTGCACTCACACGATATTTATAACGCATATGCAGGGATTAAAGCCAGTAAACCAACAGCATTAACTCTACACGGCATATATTGGAAAGAGAAACTGGCGGATAGAACGACGTTAAAAAAACTGGTGTATTACTCAGGAAACACTTTAAGTTTTAAACATATCTTCCGGGGGCTAACAAACTTCGTCGCAATTTCACCCTATGTGTTAGATGAACTCAAAGAGGCGAGGCTTAATACAGATAAGGTAGTTATAATCGAAAATCCCATATCTGATGTATTCTTTAGCGTTAAGAAGGAAACGGACACCACTAAGGACATAGATATAATTTGGTATCCCGCAGTTATAAGCCCGCGAAAAAATCAGTTAGCGATGATAGAGACCATGAAATACCTGATGAAAGAATATCGTGAACCTGTAACCCTAGTATTTACTGGAGGTATAACTGACAAAGGATATTTTTTAGCCCTCAAGGCTAAAACCCAAAAATACAAACTATCAAATAACGTTAGGTTCCTTGGAAAAATACCATACAAGGAGCTGCTGGAGCTGTATTCAAAAAGTACATTAGCTGTTTTATTATCGCGCCAAGAAACAGCCCCGATGGTGATTTCAGAGGCTCTTGCAACCGGAACACCAGTGGTGTCATCACCAGCCGGAGGCGTCCCGTATATGATAGACCATGGTATAGACGGGTTTTTGGTAAATCCCAACAATCCCCAAGAAGTCGCTGAAAAGATTATCAGAATCCTGGAAGATAGAAAACTTCAAAAGAGAATGGGAACGAATGGGAAAAAGAAAGCCATAAAGAGATGGAAGGCAGAGATTATAGCAAAAAAACTGATTGGATTATATCTAAAAGTGTATGAGGAGGGATAA